In one window of Chryseobacterium sp. JV274 DNA:
- the secY gene encoding preprotein translocase subunit SecY: MKEFIQTLKNIWSLKELRDKILFTLGIILVYRFASYISLPAINLAEVGDLLEHYKNQGGNKQGAGLLGLLSSFTGGAFSHASVMALGIMPYISASIIVQLMGMAIPYLQKLQKDGESGRNTLNQITRWLTIGVCLVQAPSYLTSITQLFLPYAQFQSAYFVEPNSIMFWLPSIVILVAGSVFAMWLGEKITDKGIGNGISILIMVGILSRLPEAFVQEMAVQNGKGGMGSIMILIEVLFWMVVVLLAVILSVAVRKIPIQYVSRAQARGGVNKNLMQGARQWIPLKVNAAGVMPIIFAQALMFVPGLLTKFDESNTFLAGFKNVFSWQYNVLFALLIIIFSFFYTAITIPVNQMADDLKRNGGLVPKVRPGKETADYLDDILSKITLPGAIFLSIFAVLPAIVHGSFVQTDAFALFFGGTSLLIMVGVILDTVQQINTYLLNHHYDGLMQSKLSRTTGY; encoded by the coding sequence ATGAAAGAATTTATACAAACACTTAAAAATATATGGAGCCTAAAGGAGTTAAGAGATAAAATTCTCTTTACGTTAGGTATTATCCTTGTGTATAGATTCGCATCTTATATCTCACTTCCTGCAATTAACCTTGCAGAGGTGGGAGATCTCTTAGAGCATTATAAAAATCAAGGCGGTAACAAGCAAGGAGCAGGTCTCCTTGGCTTGCTTTCGTCGTTTACGGGGGGAGCTTTCAGCCACGCTTCCGTAATGGCGTTGGGTATCATGCCTTATATTTCTGCTTCTATTATTGTTCAGTTGATGGGAATGGCTATTCCTTATCTTCAGAAGCTTCAGAAAGATGGAGAGTCAGGTAGAAATACATTGAACCAAATTACAAGATGGTTAACAATTGGAGTTTGTCTGGTACAGGCACCTTCTTATTTAACTTCTATTACTCAATTATTCTTACCGTATGCTCAGTTCCAATCTGCATATTTTGTAGAGCCAAATTCTATCATGTTCTGGTTGCCAAGTATTGTTATCTTGGTTGCTGGTTCAGTATTCGCAATGTGGTTAGGTGAAAAGATTACCGACAAAGGAATCGGAAATGGTATTTCCATCCTTATTATGGTGGGAATCCTTTCAAGATTACCTGAAGCATTCGTACAGGAGATGGCCGTGCAGAACGGAAAAGGAGGAATGGGATCTATCATGATCCTTATTGAAGTATTATTCTGGATGGTAGTTGTTCTTTTAGCCGTGATTTTATCTGTGGCTGTTAGAAAAATTCCAATTCAGTATGTAAGCAGAGCTCAAGCAAGAGGAGGTGTAAACAAAAATCTTATGCAGGGCGCAAGACAATGGATTCCGTTGAAAGTAAATGCTGCTGGTGTAATGCCGATTATCTTTGCTCAGGCATTGATGTTCGTACCAGGATTATTAACAAAATTCGATGAGTCTAACACTTTTCTTGCAGGTTTCAAGAATGTTTTTAGCTGGCAGTACAATGTATTGTTTGCGCTATTAATTATTATCTTCTCGTTTTTCTATACTGCAATTACAATTCCGGTGAACCAAATGGCTGATGATTTGAAGAGAAATGGAGGTTTAGTACCGAAAGTAAGACCAGGGAAAGAGACAGCAGATTACTTAGATGATATTTTATCAAAAATTACCTTGCCAGGTGCAATTTTTTTATCTATCTTTGCAGTCCTTCCGGCAATTGTGCATGGAAGCTTTGTTCAGACAGATGCGTTTGCCTTATTTTTCGGTGGAACGTCACTATTAATTATGGTAGGTGTAATTTTAGATACCGTTCAACAGATTAATACATATCTGCTGAATCATCACTATGATGGCTTAATGCAGTCTAAACTGTCTAGAACGACTGGATATTAA
- the infA gene encoding translation initiation factor IF-1: protein MAKQKHIEQDGVITEALSNAQFRVELENGHILIAHISGKMRMHYIKLLPGDKVKLEMSPYDLTKGRITFRY, encoded by the coding sequence ATGGCAAAACAAAAACATATTGAACAAGACGGCGTTATAACGGAAGCACTTTCGAACGCTCAGTTCCGTGTAGAACTTGAAAATGGGCATATTCTTATCGCTCATATTTCAGGTAAAATGCGAATGCACTATATTAAACTTTTACCTGGTGATAAGGTAAAACTAGAAATGTCTCCCTACGATTTAACAAAAGGGAGGATCACATTTAGATATTAA
- the rpmJ gene encoding 50S ribosomal protein L36: MKVRASIKKRSADCKIVRRKGVLFVINKKNPKFKQRQG; the protein is encoded by the coding sequence ATGAAAGTAAGAGCATCAATTAAAAAAAGAAGCGCTGATTGCAAAATCGTACGCAGAAAAGGTGTACTATTCGTAATCAACAAGAAGAACCCAAAATTTAAACAAAGACAAGGCTAA
- the rpsM gene encoding 30S ribosomal protein S13, which produces MARIAGIDLPKNKRGVIGLTYIYGVGRNTSSEILKAAGISEDKKVNEWNDDELAAIRTYISENVKVEGELRSEVQLNIKRLMDIGCQRGIRHRLGLPLRGQRTKNNSRTRKGKRKTVANKKKASK; this is translated from the coding sequence ATGGCGAGAATTGCAGGTATTGATTTACCAAAAAACAAAAGAGGTGTTATCGGTTTAACTTACATCTATGGAGTAGGAAGAAATACTTCTTCCGAAATCCTTAAAGCTGCCGGTATCAGCGAAGACAAGAAAGTCAACGAATGGAATGACGATGAATTGGCTGCAATCAGAACATATATCTCTGAAAACGTTAAAGTAGAAGGAGAATTAAGATCTGAAGTGCAATTGAACATCAAGAGATTGATGGACATAGGATGCCAACGAGGAATACGTCACAGACTAGGATTACCTTTAAGAGGCCAGAGAACGAAAAACAACTCTAGAACCCGTAAAGGAAAGAGAAAAACAGTTGCTAACAAGAAAAAGGCAAGTAAATAA
- the rpsK gene encoding 30S ribosomal protein S11, giving the protein MAKQSKVVKKRKVKVEAIGEAHIQASFNNIIISLTNKSGEVISWASAGKMGFRGSKKNTPFAAQMAAENCSAVAHEAGLRRVKVFVKGPGAGRESAIRSIHNSGIEVSEIIDVTPMPHNGCRPPKRRRV; this is encoded by the coding sequence ATGGCAAAACAAAGTAAAGTAGTTAAAAAAAGAAAAGTAAAAGTTGAAGCTATTGGTGAAGCACATATTCAAGCTTCTTTCAATAACATCATCATTTCTTTAACAAATAAAAGTGGAGAGGTTATCTCTTGGGCATCTGCCGGTAAAATGGGATTCAGAGGTTCTAAAAAGAACACTCCTTTTGCTGCTCAAATGGCAGCTGAAAATTGCTCTGCTGTAGCTCATGAAGCTGGATTAAGAAGAGTAAAGGTGTTTGTGAAAGGTCCAGGTGCAGGTAGAGAATCTGCAATCAGATCTATTCACAATTCAGGAATTGAAGTTAGCGAAATCATTGATGTGACTCCAATGCCGCACAATGGATGTAGACCACCAAAAAGAAGAAGAGTTTAA
- the rpsD gene encoding 30S ribosomal protein S4, protein MARYIGPKTKIARKFGAAIYGDDKNFEKRKNQPPGQHGPNKRRGAKKSEYAVQLAEKQKAKYTYGILERQFANLFEKAHRSKGVTGEVLLQLCESRLDNVVYRLGFAKTRSGARQLVSHRHITVNGEILNIPSYLVKAGDVITVREKSKSLEVVTNALASKSNYEWLQFNDEKKEGTFISAPERIQIPEDIKENLIVELYSK, encoded by the coding sequence ATGGCAAGATATATTGGACCTAAAACTAAGATTGCTAGAAAGTTTGGTGCTGCAATCTACGGAGATGATAAAAACTTCGAAAAAAGAAAAAACCAACCGCCAGGACAACACGGTCCTAACAAAAGAAGAGGTGCTAAAAAATCAGAATATGCAGTTCAGTTAGCTGAAAAACAAAAAGCTAAATATACTTACGGTATTTTAGAAAGACAGTTTGCTAACTTATTTGAAAAAGCACACAGAAGCAAAGGAGTAACAGGGGAAGTTCTATTACAACTTTGTGAATCAAGATTGGATAACGTAGTGTACAGATTAGGTTTTGCTAAAACTAGATCTGGTGCAAGACAATTAGTTTCTCACAGACACATCACTGTGAACGGAGAAATTCTTAATATCCCTTCTTACTTGGTAAAAGCTGGTGATGTAATCACTGTAAGAGAAAAGTCTAAGTCTCTTGAGGTTGTTACCAATGCATTGGCTTCTAAGTCAAACTATGAGTGGTTACAATTCAACGATGAGAAGAAAGAAGGTACTTTCATTTCTGCTCCTGAAAGAATCCAAATTCCGGAGGACATTAAGGAGAACCTTATCGTGGAACTTTACTCTAAATAA
- a CDS encoding DNA-directed RNA polymerase subunit alpha, with protein sequence MAILQFIKPDKVILLNSDEFKGQFEFRPLEPGFGLTIGNALRRVLLSSLEGYAISSIKIEGVEHEFSTIPGVIEDVTEIILNLKQVRLKAAAEGQANEQVVAKVSGQTVITAGDLGKSINGFEVLNPDLVICNLNSDVTFEITFNIEKGRGYVPSEQNKSNNAPVGTIAIDSIFTPIKKVQYSIENYRVEQKTDYEKLVLDIETDGSISPQNALTEASKILIYHFMLFSDERITLETEAVKASIQYDEETLHTRQLLKSKLADMDLSVRALNCLKAAEVETLGELVSYSKSDLMKFRNFGKKSLTELEELVHSKGLNFGFDVAKYKLDADK encoded by the coding sequence ATGGCAATTTTACAATTCATAAAACCCGATAAAGTAATTTTACTTAACTCTGATGAATTTAAAGGTCAATTCGAATTCAGACCTTTAGAACCAGGTTTCGGGCTTACAATCGGTAATGCTTTGAGAAGAGTGTTGCTTTCTTCTCTGGAAGGATACGCTATTTCATCTATCAAAATAGAAGGTGTAGAGCACGAATTTTCAACTATTCCAGGAGTAATCGAAGATGTTACCGAAATTATTCTTAACCTTAAGCAGGTAAGATTAAAAGCTGCAGCAGAAGGCCAGGCTAACGAGCAGGTTGTTGCTAAAGTTTCAGGTCAGACGGTTATTACTGCTGGTGATTTAGGAAAGTCTATCAATGGATTTGAGGTTTTAAACCCAGATTTAGTGATTTGCAACCTAAACAGTGATGTAACTTTCGAAATTACTTTCAATATTGAAAAAGGCAGAGGGTATGTGCCTTCTGAACAAAATAAGTCAAACAATGCTCCTGTAGGAACTATTGCTATCGACTCTATTTTTACGCCGATCAAGAAAGTACAATATAGCATTGAAAATTATCGTGTAGAGCAAAAAACAGACTACGAAAAACTTGTATTAGATATAGAAACTGATGGGTCTATCAGCCCTCAAAATGCTTTAACAGAAGCTTCTAAGATATTAATTTATCACTTCATGCTATTCTCTGATGAGAGAATCACGCTTGAAACTGAAGCTGTAAAAGCATCTATCCAGTACGATGAAGAAACACTTCACACAAGACAACTTCTTAAGTCTAAATTAGCAGATATGGATCTTTCTGTAAGAGCCCTTAACTGTCTAAAAGCAGCTGAAGTAGAAACTCTTGGAGAATTAGTTTCTTACAGTAAGTCTGATTTGATGAAATTCAGAAATTTTGGTAAAAAATCTTTGACAGAACTAGAAGAATTAGTGCATTCAAAAGGTCTTAACTTCGGTTTCGACGTTGCAAAATATAAGTTAGACGCTGATAAATAA
- the rplQ gene encoding 50S ribosomal protein L17: MRHGKKFNHLGRTASHRSALLSNMACSLIEHKRINTTVAKAKALRVYVEPLLTKAKEDTTHNRRIVFSYLQNKFAVAELFRTVAPKIAERNGGYTRIIKTGFRPGDAADMALIELVDFNELYNPNAEEKKATRRSRRSTATTKKAEAVVADAPVVEEKVEEAKADTTEEKTEE, from the coding sequence ATGAGACACGGTAAAAAATTCAATCACTTAGGAAGAACAGCTTCTCACAGAAGTGCTTTACTTTCTAATATGGCTTGTTCTCTAATTGAGCATAAAAGAATCAACACTACTGTAGCTAAAGCTAAAGCTTTAAGAGTATATGTTGAGCCTCTATTAACAAAAGCAAAAGAAGATACTACACACAACAGAAGAATAGTATTCTCTTATCTTCAAAATAAATTTGCGGTTGCTGAATTATTCAGAACTGTAGCTCCTAAAATCGCTGAAAGAAACGGTGGTTATACAAGAATCATTAAGACAGGTTTCAGACCAGGTGATGCTGCTGATATGGCTCTTATCGAATTAGTAGATTTCAACGAGCTTTACAACCCTAATGCTGAAGAGAAAAAAGCTACAAGAAGAAGCAGAAGATCAACTGCTACTACAAAAAAAGCTGAAGCAGTAGTTGCTGATGCTCCTGTAGTAGAAGAAAAAGTAGAAGAAGCTAAAGCTGATACTACTGAAGAAAAAACTGAAGAATAA
- a CDS encoding beta-galactosidase, which produces MRNFSHYLYIILFFLSFNTMFSQKGNFEIKDGHFILNRKPFTVYSGEMHYPRVPSEYWKHRLEMMKAMGLNTVTTYVFWNYHEEATGKWNFSGEKDLKKFIKTAQEVGLYVIIRPGPYVCAEWEFGGYPWWLQKYKDLEIRRDNKAFLEECRKYINQLAKQIVPMQINNGGPVIMVQAENEFGSYVAQRKDIPLEEHRKYSHKIKEMLLNSGVSVPLFTSDGSSLFKGGSIEGAIPTANGEGDIDILKKSINEYNGGQGPYMVAEYYPGWLDHWAEPFAKVSTEEVVKQTELYIKNGISFNYYMIHGGTNFGFTSGANYDRDHDIQPDLTSYDYDAPISEAGWATPKYNALREVFQKIHQNKLPDVPRPMKVITIPTIKFSKINCLFDLTDRQKPVVSDKPLTFEDLNIGNGYVLYRRKFDNDTKGKLEIKGLRDYANIYINGRWKGELNRVNKKYDLDIEIKPGDRLEILVENMGRINYGAEIVHNLKGIISPVKINGTEVSGNWEMLPMPFDTFPKHTFKQKEIAAHSPVIQEAEFTLDETGDTFLDMRYFGKGIVFINGKNAGRYWSKVGPQLTLYIPGVWLKKGRNLIQIFEQIESHNTVSSIDHPILDCLVE; this is translated from the coding sequence ATGAGAAATTTTAGTCATTATTTATACATAATTCTTTTCTTTTTATCCTTTAATACTATGTTTTCACAAAAAGGAAATTTTGAAATTAAGGATGGACATTTCATCTTAAATAGGAAACCGTTCACAGTGTATTCCGGGGAGATGCACTATCCGAGGGTTCCGTCAGAATACTGGAAGCACCGGCTGGAGATGATGAAAGCAATGGGTTTGAATACGGTTACCACTTATGTTTTTTGGAATTATCATGAAGAGGCTACAGGAAAATGGAATTTTTCGGGTGAAAAAGATTTGAAGAAGTTTATAAAAACAGCACAAGAAGTCGGTTTGTATGTTATTATTCGACCGGGACCCTACGTTTGTGCGGAATGGGAATTTGGTGGATATCCTTGGTGGCTGCAAAAATATAAAGATCTTGAGATAAGAAGAGATAATAAAGCTTTTCTGGAAGAATGCCGGAAATATATTAATCAGCTGGCAAAACAAATAGTACCCATGCAGATCAATAATGGTGGTCCGGTGATTATGGTTCAGGCTGAAAATGAGTTTGGTTCCTATGTTGCCCAAAGAAAAGATATTCCTCTCGAAGAGCATAGAAAATACAGCCACAAGATAAAAGAAATGCTTTTGAACAGCGGAGTTTCGGTTCCGTTATTTACTTCAGATGGAAGCTCACTTTTTAAAGGTGGTTCTATTGAAGGAGCGATACCAACAGCAAACGGGGAAGGTGATATTGATATTTTAAAGAAAAGCATCAATGAATATAATGGAGGACAGGGGCCTTACATGGTTGCCGAATACTACCCCGGATGGCTTGATCATTGGGCAGAACCTTTTGCTAAGGTTTCTACAGAAGAAGTGGTAAAGCAAACAGAGCTGTATATAAAAAATGGAATTTCTTTTAATTATTATATGATTCATGGCGGAACCAACTTTGGATTTACCAGCGGTGCAAATTACGATAGGGATCATGATATCCAGCCGGATCTTACAAGCTATGATTATGATGCTCCCATCAGTGAAGCAGGATGGGCTACTCCAAAATATAATGCGCTGAGAGAAGTTTTCCAAAAAATACATCAGAATAAGCTTCCTGATGTTCCAAGGCCAATGAAAGTCATCACTATTCCCACTATTAAATTTTCAAAAATAAATTGCCTCTTTGATCTTACTGATCGTCAGAAACCTGTTGTGAGTGATAAACCGCTTACATTTGAAGATTTGAATATCGGAAACGGATATGTTCTCTACAGAAGAAAATTTGATAATGATACGAAAGGAAAATTAGAGATAAAAGGATTACGTGATTATGCCAACATATACATCAATGGCAGATGGAAAGGAGAATTGAACAGGGTGAACAAAAAATATGATCTTGATATTGAAATTAAACCAGGAGACCGATTGGAAATTCTGGTTGAAAATATGGGTAGGATCAATTATGGAGCAGAGATTGTCCATAATTTAAAAGGCATTATCAGTCCAGTAAAAATCAACGGAACTGAAGTCTCCGGAAACTGGGAAATGCTTCCAATGCCTTTCGATACTTTTCCCAAACATACTTTTAAACAAAAAGAGATTGCAGCTCACTCACCCGTAATTCAGGAAGCTGAATTTACACTTGATGAGACAGGAGATACTTTTCTTGACATGAGATATTTTGGAAAAGGAATTGTTTTTATCAACGGAAAAAATGCAGGAAGATACTGGAGTAAAGTAGGGCCGCAGCTGACTCTTTACATTCCTGGAGTTTGGTTGAAGAAAGGCAGGAATCTGATTCAAATCTTCGAACAAATTGAATCTCATAATACAGTAAGCAGCATTGATCATCCTATACTTGATTGTCTTGTGGAATAA
- a CDS encoding response regulator — MSISIAIVEDEKNYNNALKKVINYQQDMKVIAQFFDGNDAMQNLPAISPDVVMMDIQLQDMLGIEIIEKLRKDMPNTQFIMCTSFDDDEKIFNSLKAGAMGYLVKGESMDKILSSIRDVYQGGAPMSFSIARRVLRHFERKLPEIKGFDELTVREKEILDLLSEGLLYKEIADKKCISIDTVKKHVGNIYRKLHVNNKVEAINKFNQSKN, encoded by the coding sequence ATGAGCATTTCCATCGCCATAGTAGAGGACGAAAAAAACTACAACAATGCGTTGAAGAAAGTCATCAATTACCAACAGGATATGAAGGTAATTGCTCAGTTTTTTGATGGAAATGATGCCATGCAAAACCTCCCCGCTATTTCCCCGGACGTAGTGATGATGGATATCCAGTTACAAGATATGCTGGGAATTGAAATCATAGAAAAACTGCGAAAAGACATGCCCAATACACAATTTATCATGTGTACCAGCTTTGATGATGATGAGAAGATTTTTAATTCTTTAAAAGCTGGTGCGATGGGCTATCTTGTAAAAGGAGAAAGTATGGATAAAATCCTTTCTTCAATCCGGGATGTATATCAGGGTGGAGCTCCTATGAGTTTTTCCATTGCCCGAAGAGTTCTCAGACATTTTGAACGAAAACTTCCCGAAATTAAAGGCTTCGATGAACTTACAGTGCGTGAAAAAGAAATTCTTGACCTTCTTTCGGAGGGACTTCTTTATAAAGAGATCGCAGACAAAAAATGTATCAGCATTGATACAGTAAAAAAACATGTCGGAAATATCTACAGAAAACTTCACGTAAACAATAAAGTGGAGGCTATTAATAAATTTAACCAATCAAAAAACTAA